TTCATACCACCATACCTTAACGATTTATCTATGAATCTTACACAAAAATGCTCACAATTAGGAATTGAAGCATATAACGGAAGATATAACGGACCAAGCGATTTAGAAGGATTTAAGGGTATTATCCACATACCATATAATTGGTCCAATCTTGCATTCTTTGAAAATATGCAAAGTAGTCTGCCATATTTTATTCCTTCTATTACCTTTATGATTACACATTTTGATAAGAACACTATTTGGTGGGCTAACGGTAACTATTTCAAAAAAAATTACCATTTTGCAGAATGGTACAACAAAGAAAACAGCGAAATAATCACCTATTTTGATTCATGGGATGACCTTAAATATAAAATTGAATCAACGGATTTTGACGCGCTACAAACAAAAATAAAACAATATGCGCAAACTCATAAAAATAACGTACTTCATAAATGGAGAGCTATTTTTGATATGATTGCTCATAACAAGGAGTGTACTGCTGATGTTTAAATCATATACTTTTCGTATAATCATAACTCTACTTATTCCTGTGTACAGTATTCATGTACATGCAATAGGAGAGCCTGTACCATGGATATTGCTCAAAAAAATATTACCAGCTAACCCAATAATCATTGAAGCCGGTGCTCAATTTGGTGAAGATACTCAGTGGATGAGTCAATTGTGGCCTCAAGGTAAAATTTATGCATTTGAACCATCACCAGAATCATTCGCAGAGTTACAAAAAATCGCAGCTAAGTATCATAATATCACTGCTACACAAATTGCTTTATCAAATACCAAAGAAGAATTACCTTTTTACTTGGCCGGTGGAGCAAGCTCTCTTTTAAAACCACAGGATTCTTTTAACAATGATTACTTTCATTCAGACTTAAATCATCCGATCATTGTGCCTGTCGTTACCCTGGATGAATGGGCAGCAAACAACAATGTCACTACAATTGATTTTATGTGGCTTGATATGGAAGGTAATGAACTGAACGCACTGGAAGGTGCACTCAATTCATTACAAAATGTAAAACTTATTTACACCGAAGTAAATTTGCAAAAATTTTGGCATGGTTGCGCCATGTACGATGATGTTAAGGCATGGATGGAGAAACACGGTTTTACGGAAATATGGTCAGATATAGTTCCCCATTGGCATGGCAATGTTTTGTTTATCAACACAAATCTTTAAATTGTCTTTTTTTAAGCTAAAACTTTATTCTCACTCCGCTCGCCCTGAGTGTTTTTGCTTTGCAAAAAGGTATCGAAGGGTAATCTTAGAAATGATAAATATCTTTTTGAGATGTCCATAAATAGCAATAATATTAAAACATAAAAGATTTTTATTAACAGACACCCTTCGATACATTTTTGAGAACAAAAACACTCAGGGCGAGCGGAGTTGCTAGCTCTGTTTTCTTTAGAATTCAGTTTTAATCTGTTTTTTGCAAAATCACCTGATATTCAT
This portion of the Candidatus Babeliales bacterium genome encodes:
- a CDS encoding FkbM family methyltransferase; its protein translation is MFKSYTFRIIITLLIPVYSIHVHAIGEPVPWILLKKILPANPIIIEAGAQFGEDTQWMSQLWPQGKIYAFEPSPESFAELQKIAAKYHNITATQIALSNTKEELPFYLAGGASSLLKPQDSFNNDYFHSDLNHPIIVPVVTLDEWAANNNVTTIDFMWLDMEGNELNALEGALNSLQNVKLIYTEVNLQKFWHGCAMYDDVKAWMEKHGFTEIWSDIVPHWHGNVLFINTNL